The genomic segment AAGAAGAGCTTACGCTCGATATGTATGTCGTGATAACCGATGTGAGTGTCAATGACGAGGTCGCTTTGCTCATTCAGAAAAAGATCGATCAAGGACATGTATTGGTCTTGATCGACCATCACCCAACCGCCTTGCCATTGGCATCCAAATACGATTGGGCAAAGGTTATCATCGAAGAATCAGGGAAAAAGACCTCGGCAACGAGCCTTTATTATGATTACCTGGTTAACCACGGATATCTGTCTCCTACTGGCGTTCTCTCTCACTATGTGGAGCTGGTTCGTTCCTTTGATACGTGGGACTGGGATGCAACCGGTACAATACAGGCGAATCAACTGAACATTTTATTCTATATGGTCGAGCGAGAAACGTTTGTTCAAAATGTGCTGGGACGCTTGCGTGGTGAGGGTGCCGATACGGATCAATTCGTATTTGACGAGGTAGAATCGATTCTCATCTACACAGAAGAAAAGCGAATCGATGAGTTTGAGCAAAAAAAGCTGAAGCAAATGAAGCTGATTCCCGTAGAAATCGATTTAGAAGAGCCAAAAACGTATCAAGTGGGCGTCGTTTTCCTTGAACAGTATCACTCCACAACAGGCAATTTCTTATGTAAACATGCAGAAATGATTGATTTCGTCGCAATGCTCGATCCTGGAAAAGGCAGAATCAGCTTTCGAACCATTCGAGAAGATGTGGATCTGTCTGTGATCGCCCAGCATTACGGAGGCGGCGGTCATCCAAAGGCGTCTGGATGTTCCTTTACGGGTGTTACGTTAAAGGCTTACGTGTACCCTGCTTTACGAACGGATTAGAGAAAAAAATATAAAGTCCAATTTCTCCATCCATGAAATTGAGAAATTGGACTTTTTGTTACTCCAGAAAACGCCTGATTGTTAAACAACCTTTTTATTTTTCTTGTGCCTCTCCGATCTCATAACGCAGTTGTATGGATCCGCTTTTTCCGTAAAGCTTCGTTTCTATCAACTTCATATCATGTCGTGTTTGGATGTTGTCAAAGTAAAATTTGCCGCTGCCCATTAAGACCGGATGAATAATCATTCGGAGTTCATCAAGCAGATCCGCATTGATTAAACTTTGAACAAGACCCGCGCTTGCAGGAACAATGATATCACCCTTGATTTGTGTTTTTAGTTCCTTTATTTTCGTCATGACATCAGAATGAAGGAGTGTAATCGTATCGGCATAGTCCCCCCAATGAGCTTCCGTAAGCTCACTATTATTGGTTGCTACATACTTTTGTGTCTTATTCATAGCATCAGCCCAATCTCCCTCTTGGAACGGCCAATAGCTTGCAAAGCCTTCATAGGTGACCCGCCCCATCAAAATTGCGTCAACCCTCTGGAAGAACGCAAGACCATCATCTGTGGCGTCGATGATACCAGGCAACGCCCAGCTAACCATATTGTCTTCTTCTCCTGTTGGCCCAGTGTAGATACCATTTAATGTGCTGCTTACATTTGCAATTATTTTCCCCATCGGATCTCCGCCATTCTTTTATTATTATCTTAAAATTACCACATTTCACTACTTAGTATTTCTTCTCGATTGCTCACATTTCCCTTCCGAATAGTCCCTTTTCCTCATACGAAAAAAAGGTGAGGAAAACGAAACGGTTTTCCCCACCTTCTTCCTTTTAGAGACTTTACGTCTTATTACAGTTCAACGATCTTTGTAGCGATGTTATTGCAAAACTCCCTGTCATGCTCCACAAAAAGAATCGTTGGCGAGTGTTCAAGGAGCAGCTCTTCAATTTGCATGCGAGAAATCACGTCAATAAAGTTTAACGGCTCATCCCAAATATGAAGATGTGCTTTCTCGCAAAGACTTTTCGCAATGAGTACTTTTTTCTTCTGCCCGCCACTAAAAGCGGAGATATCCTTCTCAAATTGCACGCGGGAAAAATCCAGCTTGCGCAAAATCGATTTAAACAGGCTTTCATCGATCCCGTTGTCTCGCGCGAAGTCAGTGAGATTGCCCTTTAGATGGGAAGTGTCTTGAGAAACATACGAGATTTTCAGTTGACTCCCCTTTCGGAAGGTGCCCGTATAATCGATGTTCTCCTCACAAATGAGCTTGAGAATGCTGGATTTTCCTGAACCGTTCTTGCCTGCGAGCGCAATACGCTCCCCCTGTTCAATCGTAAAGTTGACATCGGAGCAAACTAGCTTCTCTCCGTAATAAATCGAAACCTTCTCCAGTTCGGCCAGTTGACTTTTATGATAAGCAAGCTGTGCAATCTTTAAACTATCCTTGTTTTCAATGTTTTTCAGCAGCTTCGATTTTTCATCAATAGCGGATTGCTGTCTTTGCTCAATCGATTTGGAGCGCTTCATCATTTTCGCAGCCTTATGGCCGACATACCCTTTGTCTACTTTGGAACCGGAATTCAATGTTCCATTTTTCGTCTTTTCCACAGCGTCCGACCAGTTGCTTGTACGTTTGGCTGCGTCCGACAAGCGTTTAATGTCTTTTTTGAGCTTCTCGTTCTCAGCAAGTTCATAGTTATCCTGTCTCTGTTTATTTTCCCACCAATCGGAGAAACTCCCTTTTTGCACCTCGATGTTCGTCTTGTTGATGGACAGGATGTGGTCGACACAGTTGTCTAGAAATGCTCGGTCGTGGGACACCAGAATATAACCGCTTTTGGAATGGAGATAATCACTGACGAGCTCCCTTGCATGCATGTCGAGATGATTCGTTGGCTCATCAATTAACAAAAAACTGTTTTCCTTTAGAAATAAGGCGGCTAACATCACTTTCGTTTGCTCTCCGTTAGACAAAGATTCAAAGGGACGATATAGAACATCCTCTGAAACCTTTAAGAGGGAGAACTCGCGCATTAATTCCCATAACTGATAGTCCGGGACAATGTCTTGAACGATATCAAGGGTAAGATATTCTTTGTTCTCGACTTGGAATGGGAAGTATTCAAAGCTGACATGAGCGCTTATCTTTCCGCTGTATTCATACTTACCAAGCAACAGGTTGAGAAAGGTCGTCTTCCCTCTCCCGTTTCTTCCCGTAAAGCCCAATTTCCAATCCGTATCGATTTGGAAGCTCACGTTTTCAAAAATGTTATCGAAGCTGCCTTCATAGGCAAACGTCAGGTTATTTACACTAATTAGCGACATACAATTATCCCCCTGTATGCAAAAAAATAGAAAAGCTACAAGAAAGTTACTCTCTTGTAGCTCAAATAAATACAGCAAATCCAACTCAAAAAATGGAGTTAGGATAAGGATATATTGTTTGAGTGAAGAGATATAAGTAACTTTCTTGCACATAAAGAATAAAACAAGCGAAGGATATCGCTGTTTGTTTTATTTTTTAAGCAAGAAAATTATCCATTATACTCTTCAGCTCCAGTCATTAAGTTAACAGCATCATATCATATTCATTTGTACGTTTCAACCAGTACTATTTCCGTTTTTTTACTGTGCCTCTACTGAAAGCTTGTGTCCCCTTGCAGCAATCGTCTTGCAATCGTCCGTTTTTGTATTTCAGTTGTTCCATCCGGAATACGCAATGTTCTGGCCCATCTCCATACTTTCTCCAGCTTCATTTCATTGGTCAGTCCAAATTGCACCGCATCAATATAATTCGAAGCCATAACAATCCTGACGATATCCACTCCATGCACGGCTTTACCGAAGCCTTGATGCAAATCTCCAATGATATTTTTTTCCATAAAAAGAAAGAAATTTCAAATATGTTTAGAATTCTCATGCTTATTGAAATTCATTTTACTTATTGCATTCATATGGAGGAGTAAAGCTATGAAAAACGTGGTAAGAAGTCTGGGTATTCTCGTTTTGGCATCATCATTCCTGATCGTCCCGACACAAGCAGCAGATGCGGTAGCAAAAGGAAAAGACTCTATCGTCCGTCCACAAAAAAATATCTTTGAAGGAAACTGGCGGTACGGCGATACGTTAGTAGTGGCATACGATACATTCTTTCCGAATGGATGGATTTCGATTGAAAAAGAGCCACATCGCGGAACACAGCGTGGATATGAAGTAGCGAAATATATTAATGGCGCTAATTATGGGCAAGTGGAAAGAAGCTTAAGCTTTAACATCCCTTCTGGCTGGGTAGAAATCGGTCGAGGTTATAACAGCAAGAGACAGGCTTATATTGATATCAGAAATGAGAATAAAAAACGGTACCAGCCTCATGAGCTGGAGAATAAATGGGTCTCTACCGGCCAACCTGTACCATATGGCTGGGTCGTGGTAAATCTAAATCTCTTTGAAAAACATATCGTAAATATCACCAGTATCCCTACTGAATCCAGCATTGAAGCGATCAAGCATCCTTCGCCATCCTTTGCTTATGAAATACCAAGAGGCTGGGAAATCACTGTAGACGGGGCGAATTCTCGAATCCTCACGAGAAAGTACTAATCATAACGGATACAATTAGTTACGAAATGAGATAAATAAACGACCTGTAGGTAGCATGATGGAAAACCATTCATGCAACCCACAGGTCGTTTTCGTTATTCGAAATGTAGCTCTCAGCTGCTTCCAATTACATGTGCAGTTGAATCAGATTGCCAGAAGGATCCTCCGTGACAAAATGGCCGCTCTCCTCCTGGCTAGGAGTTTTTTCAGACGAAATCAATTTCAGTAATTTCAGTATTGACTAAAATAACTGAAAATAATTAAGATAATACACATAACACATCTATCTTAGGAGGTGATGCATATGAAAAAGGCTGCTTCGATCAGTGCTATGCTCTTGTTTGTCAATACGCTCGTAGGGGTTCTTGGCTCGTACAGCATCATTATGGCACTACCACTTATTGGAGAGGAATTTCATCTGAATCCAGTGGAGCAAGGCGCGATCGTGAGTGTTTATTTTTTAGGCTTCGCGATTTTTACCATTCCAGGAGGGATCATTGCTGATAAACGAGGATCGAAGCAGATTATTGTAATCAGTTTGGTACTGTGGGCAATATTGACAGCACTTACAGGGGCGGTCACAGGTTTTGCAGCCTTACTCGTTGTCCGTTTTTTGTTGGGGTTTATCGATGCCCCGCTAATGCCCGCTATGTTAAAAGCAATTGCCGAACGTACACCTGCAAACATCCGTACGACCACATTATCCATCGTTTCATCAGCCGAACCAATTGGGACTGGACTTGCCCCTTTTCTCGTAGCACCATTGATTGCGATACTGGGATGGCAAGAAGCTACTTTTGTTACAGCATCAATCGGCCTGCTCATGGCCCCCATTCTCTGGATATTCCTTCCCCGTCCTTTCGTAAAGGAACCACCTTCAAGCTCAGCATCAAAACCGAAACCTCTCCCTTTCCTATCTCTTTTGCTTAATGAGCATTTGTTGAAACTAACAAGTATGCTCTGTGGAATTCAAATCGTGATGGTTGGCTGCTTGACATGGGTACCTACCTACTTAACAACGGAAAAGCATCTCGCTATTACCCAATCAGGCTTCTACGCATCGCTTCCTCTTCTCATTTCCATGCTTGGCAATTTGGCAGGCGGTTGGTTATTTGACCGTTATTTTCATCAAAAGTTTCGAACGTTGGTCATTCCGTCCCTTCTGCTCTCAACGATTTTCCTTACGCTTATGATCCTATCTGACAATGTCAACTGGTTTCTGTTGTTTGAGTCGATCTCTTTGTTTTTTCTCTCCCTTACCACTCAACCCATTCTTGGATTTACCATGCGTATCATTCCCTCTGATGCTTTGGGTACTGCTAGTGGAATTCTGTTAACCGGAGGAAAACTGGCAAGTATTTTTACACCAATCGCGATGGGCGCATTCATTCTTGCGTTCTCCTTTCAAGCCGGTTTTTCCCTATTGCTAGTAGGTGCAGGAATCGCTTTAGTTTCATCCTTTCTTATCCATCTCAAAAGGAGTGAGGAGCTTGACTGATTTCATTCAAAAAATGCTGCAAGAAATGCCTGATTTCTCACATTTTCTAACCATTGAGGAATTGGACACCTCTTCCCGTGAATTAGCAGCCGCCTATCCAGATCTAGTTACCCTCAGTACCATTGGTCACTCAACAGAAGGACACCCAATCCTCATGCTGCGAATTGGAAATGGTCAGCATCGCGCGCTGTTCGTCGGTTGTCCGCATCCGAATGAGCCGATTGGAGCTCTATCCCTAGAGTACCTCAGCAAAAAGCTATGTGAGGATACTGCCCTATTAGAGCAAATGGATTATACCTTTTATATCATCAAAGAAATCGATGTAGATGGTTGCCGATTGAATGAAGGATGGTACGGCGGCCCCTTTTCTCCAGACCGTTACATTCGCAGCTACTATCGTCCCAGTATGCTCGAACAAGTGGAATGGACATTCCCGTATGCCTATAAAACGTTGAGCTTCAGCGAGCCCATTCCTGAAACCGTCGCATTTATGCGGGCGATTGATGAAGCCAAGCCGCATTTCCTCAACAGCTTGCACAGCTCCGATCAAACTGGAACGTTTTATTATGTATCGACCCCTCTTCCCGATGCATTGTGTGAACAGATCATAAAACTGACCCATGATCATCAATTACCGCTGATGATCGGCGAACCGGAGGCACCATTCATGCCTTCTATCCAACCCGGTTTTTATCAGCTGCCTGAGCTGTCTTCTATGTACGATTACTACCAAAGTATCCTGCCTACTGGAGAAGACCCTGCGAAAGCAATCCTCATGGGGGGCTCATCCCGCGATTATGCTGGGACACGTTACCGTACCTTTTGCCTTGTTTCGGAAATATCGTTGTTTACGGATCCAAGGATGGGAGATAAATCTGAAACCACTCATAGCTACAAGGATGCTACGCTGGACATAGCCAAACTGGAAGGTGAACAGATTGCTTTTTTATCCAAACAGTACCAAAGCGCACAGCCATTCATAACGAGACCAACCAGATTCCAGCGATCTGTAGAGGATTTTTTGATCGGTATGGAGGAAGTTCGATCCCATCATTTACAATCAGCTGAAAGTGATGCAGCTTTAGCACGCTTCGCAACAGTAGCTGAAATGTTTGACCTGAAATTACGCACTTTATGGAGTTCTCTATGCTGCTGTAGCATGCTGATCCGCATGCTGGATGCCCAGCCCGACAACATCACCCTTTCAGAGATTCGAGCAGATTCAGAAAAATGGCTAAATCAAGGCTTAGAAGAGCTACTCTCCTTTTTTAATTGGTCGATGCGTCCGCTGCGCGAATTGTGCGGTGTCCAGCTAGGTTCTGCCTTGATGATAATGGAATATCTTCGTCAAACCCATGAAAGTACTACAACGCCACTAAAATAAGGAATGACGTGAGCGCCTGTCAGCAGAGCAGGCGCATTTTCTTTTGGTATTTTCTGAAGAAAGCGATGACTATTGGTAGTATAATAGACAAAAGCATGGAAATCGGGCAAAACGAGGAAAAGGAGTCATGAAGTTGAACAAATTAACGGCGGAAACGATGCAATTGATTGAAGAAATGGCTCTCCATCACGAAAATCAAGGATTATCCAGAATTGCTGGCCGGATTATTGGACTGTTGATGGTCTCTCAGGAACCCCTTTCATCTGAGCAGATTGCCACTACATTACAAGTCAGTCTAGGAAGCGTATCTACCAATATGCGCATGCTTTTGAAAATTGGATTCGCGGAAAAAAAGAGTGTGACAGGCGACCGTGTGAGCTATTACATCATGGCACCAAACACAATTGAGGAAGAGCTTATTCAGGGTTTAGAGCGAATCCTATCATTAAAGAATGTCATAGAAAAAGGAATGCGAATTGAAAATTTGAAGCAAAGTGAGCTAGTTATGCAGCGATTCCATGAGACGCTGGAAGCAATTGACCTATACAGGGAATCTCTCAATCAAATGCTCACTGAGTGGAAGGCTCGTCGCATGTAACATCAAACAGCACGTATCAATGGAAAAAGCAGAAAGGCAGCTTTGGCGCTGAAGAAGCCACGGCTGCCTTTTTTCATAAGAGGATGGCATCGATCATTTGACTGGTGAAATCTCATCTTCCGTTACCCATTTGTAGTTCTTAACTTCTCCTTCCCCTGTCGTGGGAGTGTAATCGATCATATAGACAGTCATTGTATTTGCCGTATCAAGCTTGGCTGATGCATCGAGCATCCCTTTCACATGATCCGCCTTCAAGACGACTTCCGTTCCCGGATTATACGGTTGCTTGATATAGTTCTTGATTTCTTCTTGAATAATCCATTTATATCCTTTCACAGGGGGCTCACCCGTTGTAGGCGTATAGGTAACTGAATAGGCCGTCGTGTCGTAAGCCCCCACGATTTTTGCTTTCGCCCCTTGCATCCCTGGTTGGTGGCTTGCTTTTAAAATGACTTCACTCCCTACTGTATACGTAGGTTTCGGTACAGCCTCTACTTGCTCCAGCACATCCGGTGCAGCAGGACCGCCACATGCACTTAATCCCATCGCGGTAATCAGCATAAGTGATATCAGTTTCCATTTTTTCATTCCAAACACCTCGAATTCTTTGTTGTCTGTCCGTAGTCGATTTCCTCTTGATGTAAGGTATTATGGGTACACGAAACCTTCCTTATCCGTTGCTTTACTTGAACGCATCCTTGGAAGGAATTGACAAATCCTTGTTTTCAATCAACTGTAAAAGCAGCGCGTAGAACTGCTTCCGCTGTTCACTTGGCAGATCCTCGAGTATACTTTCGGCAATATCCGTTTGCAGTGCCAAAACTTGATCTATGCTGGATTGGGCTAATTCCGTGAGCTGGATCAAGGTGGCACGGCGATCAGTCGGATCAGGGATCCGCACCAGCAGCTTGTCACGCTCCAAGGCATCAATAAAATCCGTAACGGTGCGCGGCTTTACACCCAATTTTGAAGCGAGCTCATTCATGCGAATTTTTCCGGCTTCTGAAACGATAGATAGCAAACGTAGTCTTGGCCCAGAGATATGGTATGGAATATCAAGGGCAGCCAATTTGGTCTCGAATTCTCGCTGAATAGAATAGGTGGCACGAATCAGAATGTGAATGATATCAATCGCTGGTGGACTGATAGGATTGGGAAACATGGTAGACCTCCTTGACAATTGTGCGGAAAACGAATACCCTCATTTACAGAGGTTACTCACTATTCTATAGTTGTTTAGTGAGGAAGCTCACTATGAGGAACACGCACTAATTTCGTCGGTATTCTCATTATTGTAGCGAATCTTACGCTATATGCAACATCGAGCGGCCTGAATGCCTTTGAGAATTACCCTGGAAATGGAGGAATACACATGAATCACTCCGATTTTGCCATGGAGAATAGCAACAAGCTCCTTCGAGTCCTTGTCGTCACCTTGATTTTTTCGGTCATGAATGGAACGATGTTTAATGTTGCTTTGCCGGAAATTGCACAGGAATTCCATCTGATGCCTTCGCAAGTCAGTTGGATAATGACGGGATACATGGTCGTCTATGCCATCGGCTCGGTTGTTTTTGGCAAGCTCGCTGACCAATATAGGCTCAAGGACCTTCTGACATACGGTCTCCTTATTTTCGCAGTTGGTTCCATTGTAGGAATGATCGCCACGGAATACTGGATGATTATTCTTGGACGCATCTTGCAAGCCTCTGGTGCATCGGTTCTGCCAGCGACCGCCATGATTATTCCGATTCGCTATTTCGCTCCTGAGCAACGAGGACGAGCTCTTGGTACTTCTGCTGTCGGACTTGCCTTGGGAAATGCGTTTGGTCCGGTGGTGGCGGG from the Brevibacillus brevis genome contains:
- a CDS encoding DHH family phosphoesterase produces the protein MNHQKIVHFSDKDLDGESCAILSRIAFSNQEVDSRGVTPYTVNQEVQKFIEEELTLDMYVVITDVSVNDEVALLIQKKIDQGHVLVLIDHHPTALPLASKYDWAKVIIEESGKKTSATSLYYDYLVNHGYLSPTGVLSHYVELVRSFDTWDWDATGTIQANQLNILFYMVERETFVQNVLGRLRGEGADTDQFVFDEVESILIYTEEKRIDEFEQKKLKQMKLIPVEIDLEEPKTYQVGVVFLEQYHSTTGNFLCKHAEMIDFVAMLDPGKGRISFRTIREDVDLSVIAQHYGGGGHPKASGCSFTGVTLKAYVYPALRTD
- a CDS encoding dihydrofolate reductase family protein; this translates as MGKIIANVSSTLNGIYTGPTGEEDNMVSWALPGIIDATDDGLAFFQRVDAILMGRVTYEGFASYWPFQEGDWADAMNKTQKYVATNNSELTEAHWGDYADTITLLHSDVMTKIKELKTQIKGDIIVPASAGLVQSLINADLLDELRMIIHPVLMGSGKFYFDNIQTRHDMKLIETKLYGKSGSIQLRYEIGEAQEK
- a CDS encoding Lsa family ABC-F type ribosomal protection protein; this translates as MSLISVNNLTFAYEGSFDNIFENVSFQIDTDWKLGFTGRNGRGKTTFLNLLLGKYEYSGKISAHVSFEYFPFQVENKEYLTLDIVQDIVPDYQLWELMREFSLLKVSEDVLYRPFESLSNGEQTKVMLAALFLKENSFLLIDEPTNHLDMHARELVSDYLHSKSGYILVSHDRAFLDNCVDHILSINKTNIEVQKGSFSDWWENKQRQDNYELAENEKLKKDIKRLSDAAKRTSNWSDAVEKTKNGTLNSGSKVDKGYVGHKAAKMMKRSKSIEQRQQSAIDEKSKLLKNIENKDSLKIAQLAYHKSQLAELEKVSIYYGEKLVCSDVNFTIEQGERIALAGKNGSGKSSILKLICEENIDYTGTFRKGSQLKISYVSQDTSHLKGNLTDFARDNGIDESLFKSILRKLDFSRVQFEKDISAFSGGQKKKVLIAKSLCEKAHLHIWDEPLNFIDVISRMQIEELLLEHSPTILFVEHDREFCNNIATKIVEL
- a CDS encoding acyl-CoA dehydrogenase family protein — encoded protein: MEKNIIGDLHQGFGKAVHGVDIVRIVMASNYIDAVQFGLTNEMKLEKVWRWARTLRIPDGTTEIQKRTIARRLLQGDTSFQ
- a CDS encoding MFS transporter, with protein sequence MKKAASISAMLLFVNTLVGVLGSYSIIMALPLIGEEFHLNPVEQGAIVSVYFLGFAIFTIPGGIIADKRGSKQIIVISLVLWAILTALTGAVTGFAALLVVRFLLGFIDAPLMPAMLKAIAERTPANIRTTTLSIVSSAEPIGTGLAPFLVAPLIAILGWQEATFVTASIGLLMAPILWIFLPRPFVKEPPSSSASKPKPLPFLSLLLNEHLLKLTSMLCGIQIVMVGCLTWVPTYLTTEKHLAITQSGFYASLPLLISMLGNLAGGWLFDRYFHQKFRTLVIPSLLLSTIFLTLMILSDNVNWFLLFESISLFFLSLTTQPILGFTMRIIPSDALGTASGILLTGGKLASIFTPIAMGAFILAFSFQAGFSLLLVGAGIALVSSFLIHLKRSEELD
- a CDS encoding M14 family zinc carboxypeptidase, whose amino-acid sequence is MRSLTDFIQKMLQEMPDFSHFLTIEELDTSSRELAAAYPDLVTLSTIGHSTEGHPILMLRIGNGQHRALFVGCPHPNEPIGALSLEYLSKKLCEDTALLEQMDYTFYIIKEIDVDGCRLNEGWYGGPFSPDRYIRSYYRPSMLEQVEWTFPYAYKTLSFSEPIPETVAFMRAIDEAKPHFLNSLHSSDQTGTFYYVSTPLPDALCEQIIKLTHDHQLPLMIGEPEAPFMPSIQPGFYQLPELSSMYDYYQSILPTGEDPAKAILMGGSSRDYAGTRYRTFCLVSEISLFTDPRMGDKSETTHSYKDATLDIAKLEGEQIAFLSKQYQSAQPFITRPTRFQRSVEDFLIGMEEVRSHHLQSAESDAALARFATVAEMFDLKLRTLWSSLCCCSMLIRMLDAQPDNITLSEIRADSEKWLNQGLEELLSFFNWSMRPLRELCGVQLGSALMIMEYLRQTHESTTTPLK
- a CDS encoding GbsR/MarR family transcriptional regulator, with translation MKLNKLTAETMQLIEEMALHHENQGLSRIAGRIIGLLMVSQEPLSSEQIATTLQVSLGSVSTNMRMLLKIGFAEKKSVTGDRVSYYIMAPNTIEEELIQGLERILSLKNVIEKGMRIENLKQSELVMQRFHETLEAIDLYRESLNQMLTEWKARRM
- a CDS encoding YdhK family protein; the encoded protein is MKKWKLISLMLITAMGLSACGGPAAPDVLEQVEAVPKPTYTVGSEVILKASHQPGMQGAKAKIVGAYDTTAYSVTYTPTTGEPPVKGYKWIIQEEIKNYIKQPYNPGTEVVLKADHVKGMLDASAKLDTANTMTVYMIDYTPTTGEGEVKNYKWVTEDEISPVK
- a CDS encoding MarR family winged helix-turn-helix transcriptional regulator: MFPNPISPPAIDIIHILIRATYSIQREFETKLAALDIPYHISGPRLRLLSIVSEAGKIRMNELASKLGVKPRTVTDFIDALERDKLLVRIPDPTDRRATLIQLTELAQSSIDQVLALQTDIAESILEDLPSEQRKQFYALLLQLIENKDLSIPSKDAFK